One part of the Ranitomeya imitator isolate aRanImi1 chromosome 10, aRanImi1.pri, whole genome shotgun sequence genome encodes these proteins:
- the LOC138651123 gene encoding uncharacterized protein isoform X2: MMASMKSGRTWADIQESLSRVRQQYGLLPRAEWDDLIAVTSYEKAMSAKQKNKSLPRPFLPSLTSKSTWDLGNVDLDYVDTKPQKQHEGRRSSKYDPFFPKSILVRSTECDRGKPTAEHSSHRYFAENKHFARDFVDSFISEILVDEIVPDVLIEALTNSSQMPKKRKKTARNWKSEPKYNDNRGGSDGSYSPTFLDELLIEILRDLSAHVLRRMVRDFVDDHLIRTALHDCIDEILTSIIQTELSSMVDELNAETEQDRFLNNLIQGVIDKEVKDAVISVLTECDDELSELHKNQITVTANKHVVDLFLLEHLLGMIGTYEPMMFGTDPMQSLLDSSGSDSVGITYDPGGGHGRHLRL, from the exons ATGATGGCGTCAATGAAATCCGGCAGAACTTGGGCGGACATCCAAGAAAG CTTGAGCCGTGTACGACAACAATACGGCCTTTTACCGCGAGCAGAATGGGATGACCTCATCGCCGTGACCTCGTATGAAAAAGCCATGTCGGCGAAACAGAAAAACAAGAGTCTGCCGAGGCCGTTCCTGCCGAG CCTCACATCCAAATCTACTTGGGATCTTGGGAACGTAGACTTGGACTACGTTGACACGAAGCCACAAAAGCAGCACGAGGG GAGGAGAAGTTCTAAATATGATCCGTTCTTTCCTAAATCGATATTAGTGAGGAGCACTGAGTGCGACCGAGGGAAGCCGACCGCA GAGCACAGCTCACATAGATACTTCGCAGAAAATAAGCATTTTGCCCGGGACTTTGTTGACTCCTTTATATCTGAGATTTTGGTTGATGAGATTGTGCCGGATGTTCTTATAGAGGCGTTAACAAATAGCTCACAG ATGCCAAAGAAGAGAAAGAAAACAGCAAGAAACTGGAAATCAGAGCCCAAATATAACGA TAATCGCGGAGGATCGGACGGGTCGTACTCGCCGACTTTTCTCGATGAACTGTTAATTGAAATCTTGAGAGATCTGTCGGCTCATGTGCTCAGGAGGATGGTGAGAGATTTTGTGGACGACCATCTAATACGGACGGCGCTGCACGATTGTATAGATGAAATTCTCACCAGTATCATCCAAACAGAGCTATCGTCAATG GTAGATGAATTAAATGCGGAAACTGAACAAGACAGATTCCTGAATAATCTCATCCAGGGGGTAATTGATAAAGAAGTGAAAGACGCCGTCATCTCTGTCCTCACCGAATGTGACGACGAACTCTCTGAACTGCACAAAAATCAG ATTACAGTGACGGCAAACAAACATGTGGTGGACCTGTTCCTTCTGGAGCATTTGCTGGGCATGATCGGGACGTACGAACCCATGATGTTTGGGACGGATCCGATGCAGAGTCTTCTGGACA